From the Lathyrus oleraceus cultivar Zhongwan6 chromosome 4, CAAS_Psat_ZW6_1.0, whole genome shotgun sequence genome, one window contains:
- the LOC127076696 gene encoding dol-P-Man:Man(7)GlcNAc(2)-PP-Dol alpha-1,6-mannosyltransferase isoform X2, whose translation MTNQRRFRRITVTIWFWDESLLSTYSWYLTLRSKKVSNVQAMHDILYHRFHIDNFDYLEFPGVVPRTFIGALLVSLVASPIVLIASLLHLPKFYALLIVRMVIGCIILYTLRFFRQQIRNKFGRQVETFFVILTSIQFHFLFYCSRPLPNILALGIVNLAFGYWFQGRFLCCSKLFVGWLTIEHGFVQCSELFQRVKRRM comes from the exons ATGACAAATCAACGACGTTTCCGAAGAATTACGGTTACGATTTGGTTTTGGGATGAATCGCTGCTTTCTACATACTCATGGTACCTTACACTAAGGTCGAAGAAAGTTTCAAATGTTCAGGCAATGCATGATATTCTTTATCATCGGTTTCACATAGATAAT TTTGATTATCTGGAGTTTCCTGGCGTTGTTCCTCGCACTTTCATTG GCGCTTTGCTTGTCTCACTTGTTGCGTCTCCGATTGTGTTAATTGCAAGTTTACTGCATTTGCCAAAGTTTTATGCTCTTCTCATAG TTCGAATGGTCATAGGATGCATCATACTGTATACACTAAGATTCTTCCGTCAACAG ATCAGGAATAAATTTGGGCGCCAAGTAGAAACCTTCTTTGTGATACTAACTTCCATTCAGTTTCATTTTCTGTTCTATTGTTCTCGCCCGCTTCCTAACATTCTTGCTTTGGGTATAG TGAATTTGGCGTTTGGGTACTGGTTCCAGGGGCGCTTTTTATGCTGCTCTAAACTCTTTG TGGGGTGGTTAACCATAGAGCATGGGTTTGTTCAATGCAGTGAATTATTTCAACGGGTTAAACGAAGAATGTGA
- the LOC127076696 gene encoding dol-P-Man:Man(7)GlcNAc(2)-PP-Dol alpha-1,6-mannosyltransferase isoform X3 translates to MTNQRRFRRITVTIWFWDESLLSTYSWYLTLRSKKVSNVQAMHDILYHRFHIDNFDYLEFPGVVPRTFIGALLVSLVASPIVLIASLLHLPKFYALLIVRMVIGCIILYTLRFFRQQIRNKFGRQVETFFVILTSIQFHFLFYCSRPLPNILALGIVNLAFGYWFQGRFLCCSKLFVNYFNGLNEECDVFLQITMTR, encoded by the exons ATGACAAATCAACGACGTTTCCGAAGAATTACGGTTACGATTTGGTTTTGGGATGAATCGCTGCTTTCTACATACTCATGGTACCTTACACTAAGGTCGAAGAAAGTTTCAAATGTTCAGGCAATGCATGATATTCTTTATCATCGGTTTCACATAGATAAT TTTGATTATCTGGAGTTTCCTGGCGTTGTTCCTCGCACTTTCATTG GCGCTTTGCTTGTCTCACTTGTTGCGTCTCCGATTGTGTTAATTGCAAGTTTACTGCATTTGCCAAAGTTTTATGCTCTTCTCATAG TTCGAATGGTCATAGGATGCATCATACTGTATACACTAAGATTCTTCCGTCAACAG ATCAGGAATAAATTTGGGCGCCAAGTAGAAACCTTCTTTGTGATACTAACTTCCATTCAGTTTCATTTTCTGTTCTATTGTTCTCGCCCGCTTCCTAACATTCTTGCTTTGGGTATAG TGAATTTGGCGTTTGGGTACTGGTTCCAGGGGCGCTTTTTATGCTGCTCTAAACTCTTTG TGAATTATTTCAACGGGTTAAACGAAGAATGTGATGTATTTCTCCAAATCACAATGACGAGGTAG
- the LOC127076696 gene encoding dol-P-Man:Man(7)GlcNAc(2)-PP-Dol alpha-1,6-mannosyltransferase isoform X1, with protein MTNQRRFRRITVTIWFWDESLLSTYSWYLTLRSKKVSNVQAMHDILYHRFHIDNFDYLEFPGVVPRTFIGALLVSLVASPIVLIASLLHLPKFYALLIVRMVIGCIILYTLRFFRQQIRNKFGRQVETFFVILTSIQFHFLFYCSRPLPNILALGIVNLAFGYWFQGRFLCCSKLFGMYVIFYFSFMLGQIFNFPLLAFMQFFPLQNNVHTFCNAIIII; from the exons ATGACAAATCAACGACGTTTCCGAAGAATTACGGTTACGATTTGGTTTTGGGATGAATCGCTGCTTTCTACATACTCATGGTACCTTACACTAAGGTCGAAGAAAGTTTCAAATGTTCAGGCAATGCATGATATTCTTTATCATCGGTTTCACATAGATAAT TTTGATTATCTGGAGTTTCCTGGCGTTGTTCCTCGCACTTTCATTG GCGCTTTGCTTGTCTCACTTGTTGCGTCTCCGATTGTGTTAATTGCAAGTTTACTGCATTTGCCAAAGTTTTATGCTCTTCTCATAG TTCGAATGGTCATAGGATGCATCATACTGTATACACTAAGATTCTTCCGTCAACAG ATCAGGAATAAATTTGGGCGCCAAGTAGAAACCTTCTTTGTGATACTAACTTCCATTCAGTTTCATTTTCTGTTCTATTGTTCTCGCCCGCTTCCTAACATTCTTGCTTTGGGTATAG TGAATTTGGCGTTTGGGTACTGGTTCCAGGGGCGCTTTTTATGCTGCTCTAAACTCTTTGGTATGTATGTCATATTTTACTTCAGTTTCATGTTGGGGCAGATTTTTAATTTTCCTTTACTAGCTTTTATGCAATTTTTCCCACTTCAAAACAATGTACATACTTTTTGCAatgctattattattatttga
- the LOC127076696 gene encoding dol-P-Man:Man(7)GlcNAc(2)-PP-Dol alpha-1,6-mannosyltransferase isoform X5 has product MTNQRRFRRITVTIWFWDESLLSTYSWYLTLRSKKVSNVQAMHDILYHRFHIDNFDYLEFPGVVPRTFIGALLVSLVASPIVLIASLLHLPKFYALLIVRMVIGCIILYTLRFFRQQIRNKFGRQVETFFVILTSIQFHFLFYCSRPLPNILALGIVNLAFGYWFQGRFLCCSKLFDTPTNERESLI; this is encoded by the exons ATGACAAATCAACGACGTTTCCGAAGAATTACGGTTACGATTTGGTTTTGGGATGAATCGCTGCTTTCTACATACTCATGGTACCTTACACTAAGGTCGAAGAAAGTTTCAAATGTTCAGGCAATGCATGATATTCTTTATCATCGGTTTCACATAGATAAT TTTGATTATCTGGAGTTTCCTGGCGTTGTTCCTCGCACTTTCATTG GCGCTTTGCTTGTCTCACTTGTTGCGTCTCCGATTGTGTTAATTGCAAGTTTACTGCATTTGCCAAAGTTTTATGCTCTTCTCATAG TTCGAATGGTCATAGGATGCATCATACTGTATACACTAAGATTCTTCCGTCAACAG ATCAGGAATAAATTTGGGCGCCAAGTAGAAACCTTCTTTGTGATACTAACTTCCATTCAGTTTCATTTTCTGTTCTATTGTTCTCGCCCGCTTCCTAACATTCTTGCTTTGGGTATAG TGAATTTGGCGTTTGGGTACTGGTTCCAGGGGCGCTTTTTATGCTGCTCTAAACTCTTTG ATACACCAACAAATGAGAGGGAGTCATTGATCTAA
- the LOC127076696 gene encoding dol-P-Man:Man(7)GlcNAc(2)-PP-Dol alpha-1,6-mannosyltransferase isoform X4, with amino-acid sequence MTNQRRFRRITVTIWFWDESLLSTYSWYLTLRSKKVSNVQAMHDILYHRFHIDNFDYLEFPGVVPRTFIGALLVSLVASPIVLIASLLHLPKFYALLIVRMVIGCIILYTLRFFRQQIRNKFGRQVETFFVILTSIQFHFLFYCSRPLPNILALGIVNLAFGYWFQGRFLCCSKLFGVAIVLLIHLEL; translated from the exons ATGACAAATCAACGACGTTTCCGAAGAATTACGGTTACGATTTGGTTTTGGGATGAATCGCTGCTTTCTACATACTCATGGTACCTTACACTAAGGTCGAAGAAAGTTTCAAATGTTCAGGCAATGCATGATATTCTTTATCATCGGTTTCACATAGATAAT TTTGATTATCTGGAGTTTCCTGGCGTTGTTCCTCGCACTTTCATTG GCGCTTTGCTTGTCTCACTTGTTGCGTCTCCGATTGTGTTAATTGCAAGTTTACTGCATTTGCCAAAGTTTTATGCTCTTCTCATAG TTCGAATGGTCATAGGATGCATCATACTGTATACACTAAGATTCTTCCGTCAACAG ATCAGGAATAAATTTGGGCGCCAAGTAGAAACCTTCTTTGTGATACTAACTTCCATTCAGTTTCATTTTCTGTTCTATTGTTCTCGCCCGCTTCCTAACATTCTTGCTTTGGGTATAG TGAATTTGGCGTTTGGGTACTGGTTCCAGGGGCGCTTTTTATGCTGCTCTAAACTCTTTG GTGTTGCtattgtcctattaattcatttggaattgtga
- the LOC127076696 gene encoding dol-P-Man:Man(7)GlcNAc(2)-PP-Dol alpha-1,6-mannosyltransferase isoform X6 produces the protein MTNQRRFRRITVTIWFWDESLLSTYSWYLTLRSKKVSNVQAMHDILYHRFHIDNFDYLEFPGVVPRTFIGALLVSLVASPIVLIASLLHLPKFYALLIVRMVIGCIILYTLRFFRQQIRNKFGRQVETFFVILTSIQFHFLFYCSRPLPNILALGIVNLAFGYWFQGRFLCCSKLFDRYTNK, from the exons ATGACAAATCAACGACGTTTCCGAAGAATTACGGTTACGATTTGGTTTTGGGATGAATCGCTGCTTTCTACATACTCATGGTACCTTACACTAAGGTCGAAGAAAGTTTCAAATGTTCAGGCAATGCATGATATTCTTTATCATCGGTTTCACATAGATAAT TTTGATTATCTGGAGTTTCCTGGCGTTGTTCCTCGCACTTTCATTG GCGCTTTGCTTGTCTCACTTGTTGCGTCTCCGATTGTGTTAATTGCAAGTTTACTGCATTTGCCAAAGTTTTATGCTCTTCTCATAG TTCGAATGGTCATAGGATGCATCATACTGTATACACTAAGATTCTTCCGTCAACAG ATCAGGAATAAATTTGGGCGCCAAGTAGAAACCTTCTTTGTGATACTAACTTCCATTCAGTTTCATTTTCTGTTCTATTGTTCTCGCCCGCTTCCTAACATTCTTGCTTTGGGTATAG TGAATTTGGCGTTTGGGTACTGGTTCCAGGGGCGCTTTTTATGCTGCTCTAAACTCTTTG ACAGATACACCAACAAATGA
- the LOC127138195 gene encoding uncharacterized protein LOC127138195 — MSSNPINQRVADENKEHQVIVVEPPPKAIPIVWDVKWTNKIRMNQIFGLSVTLCCILIIFPVVKNSLNDGRFDDHVMIAVIVPLVFFFQLVLFCIAASYPLNNTHIFGTMLIFLLTNAISFVEVDLVSRTASIIISVIISVVWGIFILSFVVINYKVILYENIVFSRPIQ, encoded by the exons ATGTCTTCTAATCCAATTAATCAAAG AGTTGCTGATGAAAACAAGGAACACCAAGTGATTGTGGTAGAACCACCACCTAAAGCCATTCCTATAGTGTGGGATGTAAAATG GACCAACAAAATTAGGATGAATCAAATTTTCGGACTCTCTGTAACGTTATGCTGCATACTGATTATCTTTCCTGTAGTAAAGAATTCGTTGAATGATGGTAGATTTGACGATCATGTCATGATCGCGGTGATCGTCCCTCTTGTTTTCTTTTTTCAACTAGTGCTATTTTGCATTGCTGCATCATATCCTCTTAATAACACCCACATCTTTGGGACCATGTTGATTTTTCTATTAACAAACGCAATATCATTTGTAGAAGTGGATCTTGTTTCACGGACGGCTTCTATCATTATTTCCGTCATTATTTCCGTCGTTTGGGGAATATTTATTTTATCTTTCGTTGTTATTAATTATAAAGTGATCCTTTATGAAAATATAGTATTCTCGAGGCCAATACAATGA